Sequence from the Sulfuricaulis sp. genome:
GAATCTCGAAGCCGAAATAAGGCGCATCGCGCGAAATGTCCCAATCCTTCAGCCCCGCGTCGAACCATTCAGAGAGCTTGTTCGCCACTTCCGGCTGGACATGACGCGCTTTTGTGATGTCCGGGTGCAGCCATTCGCGTAGCCAGCTTTCGAAATCACCTAGTTTGAAGAAATAATGCTCCGAGTCCTTCTCCACCGGCGGCACGCCGGAGAGGGCCGAAACCGGATTTTTCAGATCAGTCGGTGAATAAGTCGCGCCGCAATTCTCGCAGGAGTCGCCATACTGATCGGGCGTGTTGCAACGCGGACAGGTGCCCTTGATGAAGCGGTCGGGTAGGAACATGTTCTTGACCGGGTCGTAGGCCTGCTTGATGGTGCGCTTGCTGATATGTCCGGCCTTGGACAAGCGCTGGTAGATTTCCGTGACGAGTTCACGGTTCTCGTCCGAGTGCGTGGAATAGTAGTTATCGAAGCCGATGCCGAAGTCGGCGAAGTCGCGCTGATGTTCCTCGCTCATGCGTGCGATGAGCTGTTCTGGCGCGATGCCCTCCTGTTGGGCGCGCAGCATCACCGGCGTGCCGTGGGTGTCGTCGGCGCAGACGTAGTAGCACTCGTGTCCGCGCATTTTCTGGAAGCGCACCCAGATATCGGTCTGGATGTATTCCACGAGATGCCCGATGTGAAGCGGGCCGTTGGCGTAGGGCAAGGCGCTGGTGACGAGGATTTTGCGTTTCTTGTCTGGCATAAAATCGCCGCCACGATAACACGGCAGGCGTTTGGTCGTTTTGACCCCGGTATCATAAGGGAATTCACACGTTTGCGCCGCTCCCGGCCATGACTTTTTTCGGTCCGCGGTGTAGCATGTGCGCCCCCTGACAGACCCAATCCGGAGTGAGCTTCATGGCGGACGTATCGCAGCAGCAAGTTGAAACCGCGCTTAAAGAGGTGATCGATCCCTACCTCGAGCAGGACCTGGTGGCAGCCAAGGCGGTAAAGAAAATTACCGTCGACGGCGGCAAAGTCACCGTGGATGTCGAATTGGGTTATCCGGCCAAGGGCCACTTTGCCGATCTTGGCTCCAAGCTTAAGGAAAAAGTGGCAGCCATCGCGGGCGTCAAGGATGTCACGATCAACTTTTCATCCAAGATCGCCTCGCACGGCGTGCAGAAGGGCGTGAAGCCCATCGCAGGCGTGAAGAATATTATCGCCGTGGCCTCCGGCAAGGGCGGCGTGGGCAAGTCCACCGTGGCGGTGAATCTGGCCCTGGCGTTGTCCGCGGAAGGCGCCAGCGTCGGTATCCTGGACGCCGATATTTATGGCCCCAGCCAGCCGACCATGCTTGGCGCGAAAATGAAGCCCGAATCCAAGGACGGCAAGTCGCTCGAACCCATCATGAGCTATCACCTGCAGTCCATGTCCATCGGTTATCTCGTGGACGAAGAGACGCCGATGATCTGGCGCGGTCCGATGGTGACGCAGGCGCTGGAACAGCTGCTGCGCGACACCAACTGGAAGGACCTCGACTATATGATCGTTGATCTGCCGCCGGGTACGGGCGACATTCAGCTGACGCTGGCGCAGAAAGTGCCGGTCTCCGGCGCGGTCATCGTCACCACGCCGCAGGACATCGCGCTGCTGGATGCGCGCAAGGGCCTCAAGATGTTCGAGAAGGTGGACATCCCCGTGCTCGGCGTGATCGAGAACATGAGCACGCACATTTGCAGCAAATGTGGGCACGAGGAGCATATTTTCGGCCAGGGTGGCGGCCAGAGAATGTCCGATCAGAATGACGTGGATTTTCTGGGCGCGCTGCCGCTCGACATGCGCATCCGCGTGGAGACCGACTCCGGCAAGCCCACGGTGGTGGCCGATCCCGACTGCCGCATCTCGCAGATTTACCGTGACATTGCCCGGCGCGTGGCCGCCAAGCTGTCGCTGCGCAAGAAGGACTTCTCGGCCAAGTTCCCGAACATCGTCATCCAGAATACTTAAAATAAGAATTTTCGACGCAGAGGCGCAAAGACGCAAAGAAAACGAAGGTCAAGACGTCGGGCGGGTTTTTTCTTGCCATCCCCTTTGCGTCTTCGCGTCTTTGCGTCACAATTTCATATCATGGGAATAAAATCAGACAAATGGATTCGTCGCATGGCGGCGAGCCACGGCATGATTGAGCCGTTTGAGCCGAACCAGATCAAACGTAATGGCAGCGGCCCCATCGTTTCCTATGGCACCTCAAGCTACGGTTACGACGTCCGCTGTTCGGACGA
This genomic interval carries:
- the apbC gene encoding iron-sulfur cluster carrier protein ApbC yields the protein MADVSQQQVETALKEVIDPYLEQDLVAAKAVKKITVDGGKVTVDVELGYPAKGHFADLGSKLKEKVAAIAGVKDVTINFSSKIASHGVQKGVKPIAGVKNIIAVASGKGGVGKSTVAVNLALALSAEGASVGILDADIYGPSQPTMLGAKMKPESKDGKSLEPIMSYHLQSMSIGYLVDEETPMIWRGPMVTQALEQLLRDTNWKDLDYMIVDLPPGTGDIQLTLAQKVPVSGAVIVTTPQDIALLDARKGLKMFEKVDIPVLGVIENMSTHICSKCGHEEHIFGQGGGQRMSDQNDVDFLGALPLDMRIRVETDSGKPTVVADPDCRISQIYRDIARRVAAKLSLRKKDFSAKFPNIVIQNT